A single genomic interval of Helianthus annuus cultivar XRQ/B chromosome 6, HanXRQr2.0-SUNRISE, whole genome shotgun sequence harbors:
- the LOC110864375 gene encoding bifunctional UDP-glucose 4-epimerase and UDP-xylose 4-epimerase 3 encodes MTKSILVTGGAGFIGTHTVVQLLNQGFKVTIIDNLDNSVEEAVHRVRDLVGPQLSLNLQFHLGDIRNKEDLEKLFSQSKFDAVIHFAGLKAVGESMAHPFRYFDNNLIGSITLYQVMAKYNCKKLVFSSSATVYGQPKIIPCVEDFELKAMNPYGRTKLFLEEIARDIHTADQEWKIILLRYFNPVGAHESGKLGEDPIGIPNNLMPYIQQVAVGRLPELNVYGHDYPTKDGTAVRDYIHVMDLADGHVTALQKLFTKEDIGCFACNLGTGRGTSVLEMVNAFEKASGKKIPIKFCPRRPGDATEVYASTEKAAHELNWKAKYGIDEMCRDQWNWARQNPWGYKKPPTK; translated from the exons ATGACGAAATCGATTTTAGTCACCGGAGGTGCCGGATTCATCGGCACACACACTGTTGTGCAACTTCTGAATCAAGGATTCAAGGTTACGATCATCGATAACCTTGATAATTCGGTCGAAGAAGCTGTTCATCGAGTCAGAGATTTAGTCGGTCCTCAGCTCTCACTCAATCTGCAATTTCATTTG GGTGATATCAGGAATAAGGAGGATTTGGAGAAGTTGTTTTCTCAGTCTAA GTTTGATGCTGTCATACACTTTGCTGGGCTCAAAGCTGTGGGTGAAAGCATGGCTCATCCGTTTCGTTACTTTGATAATAATCTGATTGGATCAATCACCCTGTACCAAGTCATGGCTAAGTACAACTGTAAGAAG TTGGTGTTCTCGTCTTCTGCTACTGTTTACGGACAGCCCAAGATTATTCCATGTGTTGAGGACTTTGAATTGAAGGCAATGAATCCGTATGGGCGCACTAAG CTGTTTCTTGAAGAAATTGCTCGAGATATTCATACTGCAGATCAAGAGTGGAAAATAATTTTGCTGAGGTACTTTAACCCTGTTGGTGCTCATGAGAGCGGGAAACTTGGTGAAGATCCAATTGGCATCCCGAATAATCTCATGCCTTACATACAACAAGTGGCTGTTGGTAGATTACCGGAGTTGAATGTTTATGGTCACGATTATCCCACAAAAGATGGCACTGCG GTTCGAGACTACATCCATGTGATGGATTTAGCTGATGGTCATGTTACCGCACTTCAAAAGCTGTTCACGAAAGAAGACATAG GTTGTTTTGCCTGCAACCTTGGGACCGGTCGTGGGACCTCAGTTCTTGAAATGGTCAATGCTTTTGAGAAAGCATCTGGAAAG AAAATCCCTATTAAATTTTGCCCAAGAAGGCCAGGAGATGCAACAGAAGTTTATGCATCAACTGAGAAAGCTGCACATGAGCTTAACTGGAA GGCAAAGTACGGAATTGATGAGATGTGTAGGGATCAATGGAATTGGGCAAGACAGAACCCATGGGGATATAAGAAGCCACCAACCAAATGA
- the LOC110864376 gene encoding uncharacterized protein LOC110864376: MSTEQRVSWSDSFSEAQTAIQTLSTIISSVPPHVSSSDSPALALLNDPELASQISNHLRQPDSGAGDNQLCRWLYDTFHTSKLDLQLVVLRFLPIVAGVYLSRIALRKPLAGFEAVLLAIYAHETASRDGKPITVNISDLSHPSVYHESRQPYRSTSTEPKQVVISPGLEPQGTIRSTKRARIIGVALELYHSKIVEMPAQSKLDFCEFCIVWAGQDGELYKDFPNDDKTEDDQKGKESEMKKEGRILLPWEILQPMLRILGHCLMGINKNKEKNKEVHEAACRACRSLYARAMHDINPKAILAVGSLLKLIKIQKASIDHTELPVTKVIHL; this comes from the coding sequence ATGTCCACCGAACAACGAGTGTCATGGTCGGATTCTTTCTCCGAAGCCCAAACCGCCATCCAGACCCTCTCCACCATCATCTCCTCCGTCCCACCGCACGTCTCCTCCTCCGACTCCCCGGCATTAGCCCTCCTCAATGACCCGGAACTCGCATCCCAAATCTCGAACCACCTTCGCCAACCCGACTCTGGAGCCGGAGATAACCAGCTTTGCCGCTGGCTCTACGATACCTTCCACACATCGAAACTCGACCTCCAACTTGTCGTCCTCCGCTTCCTCCCCATTGTCGCTGGAGTCTACCTCTCTCGGATAGCGCTTAGAAAACCGCTAGCCGGTTTCGAGGCGGTTTTGCTGGCTATATACGCACACGAGACCGCTTCACGTGACGGCAAGCCAATCACCGTAAACATATCAGACCTCTCGCACCCAAGCGTTTACCATGAAAGCAGACAACCGTATCGAAGCACGTCAACCGAGCCTAAACAGGTTGTCATCTCCCCTGGTTTGGAGCCTCAAGGAACCATCCGATCAACCAAACGTGCCCGAATCATCGGGGTTGCACTCGAACTATATCACAGCAAGATTGTTGAAATGCCGGCTCAATCAAAGCTCGACTTTTGTGAGTTTTGCATCGTTTGGGCGGGGCAAGACGGAGAGTTGTATAAAGATTTCCCAAATGATGATAAAACAGAAGATGATCAAAAGGGAAAAGAAAGTGAAATGAAGAAGGAAGGAAGGATTTTGCTACCATGGGAGATTCTGCAACCAATGTTGAGAATATTAGGGCATTGTCTGATGGGTATCAACAAGAACAAAGAAAAGAACAAAGAAGTGCATGAAGCCGCATGCCGTGCTTGCAGGAGTCTTTACGCCAGGGCAATGCATGATATCAACCCGAAGGCGATTTTGGCGGTCGGGAGTCTTCTTAAGCTTATCAAAATCCAGAAAGCTTCTATTGATCATACCGAGTTACCCGTTACCAAAGTCATCCATCTTTAA